Proteins from a genomic interval of Vreelandella profundi:
- a CDS encoding M48 family metallopeptidase: MRWLRPFTMTALCVSIAACTTSPTGRSQLLLMSDSELNEMGSQAFSQYQQELPAANQTSQRYVQCIADAVIAALPAEQQQLDWQTRVFKSEQPNAFALPGGYIGVNTGMLDVATSQDQLASVIGHEVGHVLASHANERASTQNATSLGLSAISSASGMQSAGGQQLMGVLGMGAQYGIVLPFSRAHESEADIIGLDLMAQAGFDPRQSVTLWENMQAATGGGAPPEWMSTHPGQGNRIEGLQANMDQALATYEQARSNGRKPNCPRP, translated from the coding sequence ATGCGCTGGCTTCGCCCTTTTACTATGACCGCTTTATGCGTGTCTATCGCTGCTTGTACCACCTCGCCCACAGGACGTTCGCAGCTGCTATTGATGTCTGACAGCGAACTCAATGAAATGGGCAGTCAGGCGTTTTCTCAATACCAGCAAGAGCTTCCCGCTGCCAACCAAACTAGCCAACGCTACGTGCAGTGTATTGCCGATGCAGTTATCGCCGCACTGCCCGCCGAGCAGCAGCAGTTAGACTGGCAAACCCGCGTATTTAAATCCGAGCAGCCCAACGCCTTTGCATTGCCCGGCGGCTATATCGGCGTGAATACCGGCATGCTGGACGTTGCCACTAGCCAGGATCAGCTGGCATCGGTCATAGGGCATGAAGTCGGCCACGTGCTGGCAAGCCACGCTAATGAGCGCGCCTCCACTCAAAACGCCACATCGCTAGGCTTATCGGCTATTTCCAGTGCGTCAGGCATGCAGTCCGCCGGCGGCCAACAGCTGATGGGCGTACTGGGCATGGGTGCCCAGTACGGTATCGTGCTGCCATTTTCTCGGGCACATGAGAGTGAAGCTGACATAATTGGCTTGGATCTGATGGCGCAAGCGGGCTTTGACCCACGCCAGAGCGTGACGCTATGGGAAAACATGCAGGCCGCTACCGGCGGCGGCGCGCCCCCTGAGTGGATGTCGACTCACCCCGGCCAAGGTAATCGGATTGAAGGCCTGCAGGCCAATATGGATCAGGCTCTGGCTACCTATGAGCAAGCCCGCAGCAATGGCCGTAAGCCCAACTGCCCGCGCCCTTGA
- the fmt gene encoding methionyl-tRNA formyltransferase, translated as MSRLRVVFAGTPEFAASSLATLLESQHDVVAVYTQPDRPAGRGRKLTPSPVKQLALEHDLPVYQPQTLKEPAAQAELAALNADIMVVVAYGLLLPQAVLDIPRLGCINVHASLLPRWRGAAPIQRAIEAGDSASGVTIMQMDAGLDTGAMLSEVRTPITPQTTGGDLHDRLAVQGANALIHVLDALTTDGVHATPQPADGVTYAAKLSKAEAELDFAQPAHLLASKIRAFNPWPVAWCALGDERLRLLMASVEAGEHAPSAPGTLLDHGDDHLRIACGVEGREILCVTSAQLPGGKAMAVRDLLNARHARLATGARFGKPAEQSSEGNSR; from the coding sequence ATGTCACGATTGCGCGTTGTTTTTGCCGGCACGCCTGAATTCGCCGCCTCAAGTCTTGCAACGCTGCTGGAAAGCCAGCATGACGTGGTGGCGGTTTATACGCAGCCCGACCGCCCTGCCGGGCGTGGCCGCAAACTCACGCCCAGCCCGGTTAAACAGCTGGCGTTGGAACACGATTTGCCGGTGTATCAGCCTCAGACCCTAAAAGAGCCCGCGGCTCAAGCCGAGCTGGCCGCGCTTAACGCTGACATCATGGTGGTGGTCGCCTATGGGCTGCTGCTGCCTCAAGCGGTGCTGGATATACCGCGGTTAGGCTGCATCAATGTTCACGCCTCGCTGCTCCCGCGCTGGCGCGGCGCAGCGCCCATTCAGCGAGCCATTGAAGCGGGTGATAGCGCCTCCGGCGTGACCATCATGCAGATGGACGCTGGCCTGGATACCGGCGCGATGTTGTCAGAAGTGCGTACGCCTATTACGCCGCAGACCACCGGCGGTGATTTACACGACCGCCTCGCGGTTCAAGGTGCGAATGCCCTGATCCACGTGCTGGATGCACTGACCACCGATGGCGTGCATGCCACGCCGCAGCCTGCAGACGGCGTCACCTATGCCGCCAAGCTGAGCAAGGCAGAAGCGGAACTCGATTTTGCTCAGCCGGCGCATCTGCTCGCCAGCAAAATCCGTGCGTTCAACCCCTGGCCAGTGGCCTGGTGTGCCCTGGGCGATGAGCGCCTTCGGCTGCTGATGGCAAGCGTGGAAGCAGGCGAACATGCGCCCTCTGCGCCTGGCACCCTGCTAGACCACGGCGATGATCACCTGCGGATTGCCTGTGGTGTAGAGGGCCGCGAGATACTATGCGTGACCAGCGCACAGCTGCCCGGCGGTAAAGCCATGGCCGTGCGCGACCTATTGAATGCGCGCCACGCGCGCCTTGCCACCGGCGCTCGTTTTGGTAAACCAGCGGAACAGTCCAGCGAAGGAAACTCACGATGA
- a CDS encoding L-threonylcarbamoyladenylate synthase produces MSLVTDLTPAISALRAGGVIACPTEAVWGLSCDPGNDEALAHLMRIKERDPAKGVILVAASIQQFQPWLSQLPLTMHAPLAASWPGPNTWLVPDNGRSHGLVRGAHARVALRVTAHPVMKALCEAFGGPLVSTSANRSGEPPAMSAAEITGIFGDEVAHVVQGELGGNAKPSTIRDLATGKIMRS; encoded by the coding sequence ATGAGCCTGGTGACCGATCTAACCCCTGCGATTAGCGCGCTGCGTGCCGGGGGAGTGATTGCATGTCCCACGGAAGCTGTCTGGGGGCTTAGCTGCGATCCTGGAAATGACGAAGCCTTGGCGCATCTTATGCGCATAAAAGAGCGCGACCCCGCGAAGGGCGTCATCCTTGTTGCCGCCAGCATCCAACAGTTTCAGCCCTGGTTAAGCCAGCTGCCGCTTACCATGCACGCGCCTCTGGCCGCTAGCTGGCCTGGCCCTAATACCTGGTTAGTGCCTGACAACGGCCGAAGCCATGGGCTCGTGCGTGGCGCCCATGCGCGTGTAGCGCTACGGGTGACCGCCCATCCGGTGATGAAAGCGCTGTGCGAAGCCTTTGGTGGCCCGCTGGTGTCCACCTCTGCCAACCGTTCGGGGGAGCCGCCTGCGATGAGCGCTGCTGAGATCACCGGCATCTTTGGTGATGAAGTGGCCCATGTGGTGCAGGGCGAGCTAGGTGGCAATGCCAAGCCCAGCACCATTAGAGATCTGGCCACCGGTAAAATTATGCGTTCTTAA
- the rsmB gene encoding 16S rRNA (cytosine(967)-C(5))-methyltransferase RsmB, with translation MNQKRSPQSGGSGQEVRAAAARALAPVLSDQGSLAGLDDHSVVARDRGLLKELCFGTCRRLPRLEALAGVLLKQPFKKRDSDVQALLLVGIYQLLYMRIPAHAAVGETAGAARLLNKEWATRVLNGCLRRLQRESEALQAQVDQDENVALEHPPWLLNALRQAWPEQWRDIVEANNHAGPMTLRVNQHHNDREAYLAQLTEQGLTGQLCPHGPDAITLETPCDVTALPGFEDGHVSVQDEAAQLSAALLGPALAPRPGARVLDACCAPGGKTAHLLEQFDIQLTAIDSDNQRLARVEDTLSRLGIEAVLQHADATERDWWSGTPFDAILLDAPCSGTGVIRRHPDIKKLRRKDDIRPLAKLQRQLLDNLWPMLREGGTLLYASCSVLPEENAEQIEAFLARTPDAHVTTPKDVAWGIATGAGRQLFPAVSSHDGFFYARLEKRTA, from the coding sequence ATGAACCAAAAGCGCTCCCCACAAAGCGGCGGCAGTGGCCAAGAAGTGCGCGCCGCTGCAGCGCGTGCGCTGGCTCCGGTGCTCAGCGACCAAGGCTCACTGGCTGGATTAGATGACCACAGCGTCGTGGCTCGCGACCGCGGGCTGCTAAAAGAACTCTGCTTTGGCACCTGCCGCCGCTTACCGCGCTTGGAAGCCTTAGCCGGCGTACTGCTTAAGCAGCCGTTTAAGAAGCGCGACAGCGATGTTCAAGCGCTGCTACTGGTAGGTATTTATCAACTGCTGTACATGCGCATCCCGGCCCATGCGGCCGTCGGTGAGACGGCGGGCGCAGCACGCCTACTCAACAAAGAGTGGGCCACCCGCGTTTTAAACGGCTGCTTACGCCGCCTGCAGCGCGAGTCCGAAGCGCTCCAAGCGCAGGTAGACCAGGATGAGAACGTTGCGCTAGAACATCCGCCGTGGCTGCTCAACGCGCTGCGCCAGGCATGGCCTGAGCAGTGGCGCGACATCGTTGAGGCCAACAACCACGCAGGCCCGATGACGTTAAGAGTGAATCAGCATCACAACGATCGTGAAGCCTATTTAGCCCAACTGACCGAACAAGGCCTCACTGGGCAGCTATGCCCGCATGGCCCCGATGCCATCACTCTGGAAACGCCCTGCGACGTCACGGCGCTGCCCGGTTTCGAAGACGGCCACGTTAGCGTTCAAGATGAAGCGGCCCAGCTCTCGGCGGCGCTACTGGGGCCCGCGCTTGCCCCACGCCCCGGCGCCCGCGTGTTGGATGCTTGCTGCGCCCCGGGCGGTAAAACAGCCCATTTACTTGAGCAGTTTGATATTCAGCTGACCGCGATTGATAGCGACAACCAGCGCCTAGCGCGCGTGGAAGATACGCTAAGCCGTTTAGGCATTGAGGCCGTGCTGCAACATGCCGATGCCACCGAGCGCGACTGGTGGAGCGGCACACCGTTTGACGCCATTTTGCTCGATGCGCCGTGCTCGGGCACTGGCGTTATCCGACGCCATCCGGACATCAAAAAGCTGCGCCGCAAGGACGATATCCGCCCGCTTGCCAAGCTTCAGCGTCAGCTGCTAGACAATCTTTGGCCCATGCTGCGCGAAGGCGGCACGCTTTTGTACGCTTCCTGCTCTGTGCTGCCGGAAGAAAACGCTGAGCAAATTGAGGCGTTCCTTGCTCGCACCCCCGATGCTCATGTCACGACGCCTAAGGACGTCGCCTGGGGCATTGCCACCGGCGCAGGCCGTCAATTGTTTCCTGCCGTAAGCAGTCACGATGGCTTTTTTTATGCCAGACTAGAAAAGCGCACTGCCTAG
- the def gene encoding peptide deformylase — MAKLPILEFPDERLRTKAAEVETVDDEVRTLVDDMLETMYDARGIGLAATQIDVHRRVVVMDVSDDNSQPLVLINPRYTPIGDVKEPLSEGCLSIPEYYAEVPRYLKVQLNALDRNGDAYELEAEGLLAHCIQHEYDHLEGVLFVDYLSPLKRDRILKKMQKRQKQMQDA, encoded by the coding sequence ATGGCCAAACTTCCTATTTTAGAATTCCCCGACGAGCGCCTGCGCACCAAGGCCGCTGAGGTGGAAACCGTCGACGATGAGGTACGTACGCTTGTCGACGATATGCTGGAGACCATGTATGACGCCCGTGGTATCGGTCTAGCTGCTACGCAGATCGATGTCCACCGTCGTGTCGTCGTCATGGATGTCAGCGACGATAACTCCCAGCCGCTGGTGCTCATCAACCCGCGCTACACCCCGATAGGCGACGTGAAAGAGCCTCTGTCGGAAGGCTGCCTGTCGATCCCGGAGTATTACGCCGAAGTACCGCGCTATCTTAAGGTGCAGCTCAACGCGCTGGATCGCAACGGCGATGCCTACGAGTTAGAGGCAGAAGGCCTGCTGGCACATTGCATTCAGCACGAATACGACCATCTTGAAGGCGTGCTGTTTGTTGACTACCTGTCGCCACTTAAGCGTGACCGCATCCTCAAAAAAATGCAGAAGCGCCAAAAGCAAATGCAGGACGCCTAA
- the dprA gene encoding DNA-processing protein DprA: MNTQQWLVINALPGMGALRIAQLVARQPQWPEGWLAALPSRAANELRLWLEHPARSPLQKVVDETLEWQQNASRRHVLHRDHPAWPTLLNEVADPPVVLWAQGDLDALEGPRLAIVGTRRPTGEGSHNAQTFARDLVRRGWCVVSGMALGVDGVAQRAALKAGGSTIAVLGCGVDVIYPASHRDLHEQLGQVPGGLLLSEHPPGTVARPAFFPRRNRIVTGLALGTLVVEATEKSGSLVSARLTLEQNRELFVLPGSLHNVQASGCLALLRQGSASLACSIDDIIADLGHWAGAFIPEVDAIQSDLASLKDNQASTEPLPDTLLEALSATPTPIDLLVHATGVTVSDCQQRLLMLELDGWVTQQAGGWVRLPRP, translated from the coding sequence ATGAACACGCAGCAATGGCTGGTTATCAATGCGCTGCCTGGTATGGGCGCACTGCGGATTGCGCAGTTGGTTGCCCGTCAGCCTCAGTGGCCGGAAGGCTGGCTGGCTGCGCTGCCGAGCCGCGCAGCCAATGAGCTGCGCTTGTGGCTTGAGCATCCCGCTCGTAGCCCGCTGCAAAAGGTGGTTGATGAAACCCTGGAATGGCAGCAAAACGCCTCCCGTCGGCATGTGCTGCACCGCGATCACCCCGCGTGGCCGACACTGTTGAATGAAGTCGCCGACCCGCCGGTGGTGCTGTGGGCTCAGGGCGATCTTGACGCACTGGAAGGGCCTAGGCTTGCCATCGTGGGAACCCGTCGCCCCACCGGCGAAGGCAGCCACAATGCACAAACCTTTGCTCGTGACTTAGTCCGCCGTGGCTGGTGCGTGGTCAGCGGTATGGCGCTCGGCGTGGACGGAGTTGCTCAGCGCGCGGCACTGAAGGCGGGCGGCAGCACAATCGCCGTACTTGGCTGTGGCGTTGACGTGATTTATCCCGCCTCTCATCGGGATCTGCATGAACAGCTTGGCCAAGTACCAGGCGGGTTACTGCTGTCAGAACACCCGCCGGGAACGGTGGCGCGGCCAGCGTTTTTTCCTCGACGCAATCGAATCGTCACCGGCCTTGCCCTCGGTACGCTGGTAGTCGAGGCAACCGAAAAAAGTGGCTCGCTGGTCAGTGCGCGGCTCACGTTAGAGCAGAATCGTGAATTATTCGTGCTACCCGGTTCACTGCATAACGTGCAGGCAAGCGGCTGCCTGGCGCTATTGCGTCAGGGAAGTGCCTCGTTGGCCTGTAGCATTGACGATATCATTGCCGATCTTGGCCACTGGGCAGGGGCATTTATTCCTGAGGTCGACGCTATTCAGTCTGACTTGGCGTCGTTGAAAGACAATCAGGCTAGCACGGAGCCGCTGCCCGATACGCTACTAGAGGCGCTTTCGGCTACGCCAACGCCGATTGATCTACTGGTGCATGCCACTGGTGTGACGGTCAGCGACTGCCAGCAAAGGTTGCTGATGCTGGAGTTAGACGGCTGGGTAACTCAGCAAGCGGGAGGCTGGGTGAGGCTGCCGCGGCCATGA
- the hemF gene encoding oxygen-dependent coproporphyrinogen oxidase — protein sequence MAHEHLDDVKRYLLDLQDRLCAGLAQADGEGQFQEDSWNREEGGGGRSRVLTNGGVFEKGGVNFSHVYGAQLPPSATAARPELAGRSFHALGVSWVLHPENPHVPTSHGNVRFFIAEKAGEPPVWWFGGGFDLTPFYPVMEDVQHWHRVAKAACDRFGDDVYPRYKTWCDEYFYLKHRDETRGVGGLFFDDLNEGSFAECFAIQRAVGDSFLDAYLPIVERRKQDAWGERERDFQLYRRGRYVEFNLVWDRGTLFGLQSGGRTESILMSLPPLARWEYAFTPEPGSAEADLQNFLHPRDWLNEAAGGVSDNHRSPSEAPL from the coding sequence GTGGCCCACGAACACCTTGATGACGTTAAACGCTACCTTCTGGATTTGCAGGATCGGCTCTGCGCAGGCTTAGCTCAAGCCGATGGCGAGGGTCAGTTTCAAGAAGATAGCTGGAATCGTGAAGAGGGCGGCGGTGGCCGTTCCCGGGTGTTAACGAACGGTGGCGTGTTTGAAAAAGGTGGCGTCAATTTCTCGCATGTTTACGGTGCCCAGCTTCCGCCGTCGGCCACCGCCGCGCGTCCTGAGCTTGCCGGGCGCAGCTTTCATGCGCTGGGCGTTTCCTGGGTGCTGCACCCTGAAAACCCACATGTGCCAACTAGCCATGGCAACGTGCGCTTTTTTATCGCTGAGAAAGCCGGTGAACCGCCGGTCTGGTGGTTTGGCGGCGGCTTCGATCTGACGCCTTTCTACCCTGTGATGGAAGACGTGCAGCATTGGCATCGCGTCGCCAAAGCGGCCTGCGACCGGTTCGGAGACGATGTTTATCCGCGCTATAAAACATGGTGCGATGAGTACTTCTATTTGAAGCACCGTGATGAAACGCGCGGCGTCGGCGGGCTGTTTTTCGACGACCTAAACGAAGGCAGTTTTGCAGAATGCTTTGCCATCCAGCGAGCGGTGGGTGACAGCTTTCTAGATGCTTATTTGCCTATTGTGGAGCGTCGTAAGCAGGATGCCTGGGGCGAGCGCGAGCGTGATTTTCAGCTCTATCGGCGCGGTCGCTACGTGGAATTTAACTTAGTGTGGGACCGCGGCACGCTGTTTGGCCTGCAAAGCGGTGGGCGCACAGAGTCTATTTTGATGTCGCTGCCGCCGCTCGCGCGCTGGGAATATGCCTTTACGCCCGAGCCAGGCAGCGCTGAAGCTGATCTGCAAAACTTCTTACACCCCCGGGACTGGCTCAACGAAGCCGCCGGGGGCGTTTCTGATAACCATCGAAGCCCTAGTGAAGCGCCGTTATGA
- the bamB gene encoding outer membrane protein assembly factor BamB yields MITKHMMRAGLGALTLALLVGCASKGEPAAYTPKELRSFNETSSLDTQWRRNIGDGLGHARYPIAPDREGDSVFAADANGVVMAMNADSGDVEWEIDLETPISSALTAIAGQVYLAGNGEVIALDQRDGSESWRARVSSEVLAAPQANQQLLIVQSVDGQITALDRTTGEERWAYTSAQPALTLRGTGTPMVIDPVSFIGLANGRLATLDNRNGQPLWEVQVATPRGRSEVERLVDLSGQPIITPDGRLFVTSYNGRVVALEATQGDLLWEANLSSRHTPLLVGNLLYIVTDNSNVVALDADNGQEVWRNDDLEDRWLTAPAFAGGRIVVGDFEGYLHLIDAREGDIVGRTRVHKSGISVRPVTEGSTIHVQANNGRLETLEVTP; encoded by the coding sequence ATGATTACTAAACACATGATGCGAGCTGGTTTAGGCGCCCTGACACTGGCACTGCTAGTCGGTTGCGCCAGTAAAGGCGAGCCTGCTGCCTACACGCCGAAAGAGCTGCGCAGCTTCAACGAAACCTCGTCGCTGGACACCCAGTGGCGGCGCAACATTGGCGATGGTTTAGGCCATGCACGCTATCCTATTGCGCCTGATCGTGAAGGCGACAGCGTCTTTGCCGCTGACGCCAACGGTGTCGTGATGGCGATGAATGCCGACAGCGGCGACGTTGAGTGGGAAATCGATCTTGAAACGCCTATTTCTAGTGCGCTAACGGCGATTGCTGGCCAGGTTTATTTAGCCGGCAATGGCGAAGTGATCGCGCTGGATCAGCGCGATGGCAGTGAAAGCTGGCGCGCTCGGGTATCCAGCGAAGTGCTGGCCGCGCCACAGGCCAACCAGCAACTGCTGATCGTACAAAGCGTTGATGGTCAAATCACCGCGCTGGACCGCACCACCGGCGAAGAGCGCTGGGCATACACTAGCGCACAGCCGGCGCTAACGCTGCGCGGCACCGGTACGCCGATGGTGATTGATCCTGTCAGCTTTATCGGCTTAGCGAATGGCCGTTTAGCGACGCTGGATAACCGCAACGGCCAGCCACTGTGGGAGGTGCAGGTTGCCACTCCGCGTGGGCGTAGCGAGGTAGAGCGCCTGGTGGATCTTTCCGGTCAGCCGATTATCACCCCCGATGGCCGCCTGTTTGTCACCAGCTATAACGGCCGCGTCGTCGCACTGGAAGCCACCCAAGGCGACCTACTTTGGGAAGCAAACCTTTCCAGCCGCCATACGCCGCTGTTGGTCGGTAACTTGCTGTATATCGTCACCGATAACAGCAACGTTGTGGCACTAGATGCAGACAATGGCCAAGAAGTTTGGCGCAACGATGATTTAGAAGATCGCTGGCTAACCGCACCTGCGTTTGCCGGTGGCCGCATTGTGGTCGGTGATTTTGAAGGCTACCTTCACCTGATCGATGCACGCGAAGGCGACATTGTCGGACGTACGCGCGTGCACAAATCAGGTATTAGCGTGCGCCCCGTCACTGAAGGCAGCACCATTCATGTTCAGGCCAACAACGGTCGCCTGGAAACCCTGGAAGTCACTCCATGA
- the der gene encoding ribosome biogenesis GTPase Der has product MTPVIALVGRPNVGKSTLFNRLTRSRDALVADFPGLTRDRKYGNGMLGDKVYTVIDTGGISGDEEGIDAAMAEQSLAAIDEADIVLFMVDARAGLMPADQAIANHLRVNQKKTWLVVNKTDGLEEHSAMGDFWSLGLGDPWPIAAAHGRNVSTLIDVVLEPFPERDASIPADTGSKGVRIGVIGRPNVGKSTLVNRLLGEDRVVVFDEAGTTRDSIEIPFERRGKPYVLIDTAGIRRRKNVREITEKFSIIKTLDAIKESHVVIMVLDGSSGLVEQDLHLLDYVLTTGRALVLAVNKWDGLESEAKEKMRVEIKRRLGFADYAELHFISALHGTAVGDLYPSIDRAFDAANAHWSTNRLTTLLQDAVSQNPPPMVQGRRIKLRMAHQGGSNPPIIVVHGNQTESVPEAYRRYLTNTFRKVLKVRGTPIRFEFRSGSNPFDTMAGASDKEKAKKRELNRTKEARKSRR; this is encoded by the coding sequence ATGACACCCGTCATTGCTTTAGTCGGTCGCCCCAATGTGGGCAAATCGACGTTGTTTAACCGCCTAACGCGTTCGCGTGATGCACTCGTGGCCGATTTTCCGGGCCTCACCCGCGATCGCAAATATGGCAACGGCATGCTGGGCGATAAAGTCTATACGGTGATTGATACCGGCGGCATCAGCGGTGACGAAGAGGGAATCGACGCCGCGATGGCGGAGCAGTCACTAGCCGCTATTGATGAAGCCGATATTGTGCTGTTTATGGTCGACGCGCGCGCAGGCCTTATGCCCGCAGACCAAGCGATTGCTAATCACCTGCGGGTTAATCAGAAAAAAACCTGGCTGGTGGTGAATAAAACCGACGGCCTAGAAGAACATTCGGCGATGGGCGACTTCTGGTCGCTGGGGCTTGGCGACCCATGGCCGATTGCCGCCGCTCACGGGCGCAATGTGTCTACGTTAATCGACGTGGTGCTTGAGCCGTTTCCCGAGCGCGACGCCAGCATTCCTGCCGACACCGGCAGCAAGGGCGTTCGCATTGGCGTGATTGGCCGGCCTAACGTCGGCAAATCAACCCTCGTCAATCGTCTGCTCGGTGAAGACCGAGTGGTGGTCTTTGATGAGGCCGGCACGACCCGTGACTCTATCGAGATTCCTTTTGAGCGCCGCGGCAAACCCTATGTGTTGATTGACACGGCAGGCATTCGGCGGCGCAAAAATGTCCGCGAAATAACCGAAAAATTCTCTATTATCAAGACCCTGGATGCGATCAAAGAATCCCATGTAGTGATCATGGTATTGGACGGCTCCAGCGGCTTGGTTGAGCAGGACTTGCACCTACTCGACTATGTGTTGACCACCGGGCGCGCGCTGGTACTCGCGGTGAATAAGTGGGATGGTTTAGAGAGCGAAGCCAAGGAGAAGATGCGCGTTGAGATCAAGCGCCGCTTAGGTTTTGCTGACTACGCAGAGCTGCACTTTATCTCCGCTCTGCACGGTACCGCGGTGGGTGATCTTTATCCCTCGATTGATCGTGCCTTTGACGCGGCCAATGCCCACTGGTCGACCAACCGCCTAACCACTCTGCTGCAGGATGCTGTCAGCCAAAACCCACCCCCAATGGTACAGGGGCGACGGATTAAGCTACGCATGGCTCACCAGGGCGGCAGCAATCCGCCGATTATAGTGGTACATGGCAATCAAACTGAGTCCGTGCCAGAGGCCTATCGCCGCTACCTCACCAACACTTTCCGTAAAGTGCTGAAGGTTCGCGGAACGCCGATTCGCTTTGAGTTTCGTTCGGGCAGCAACCCGTTCGACACAATGGCGGGGGCCAGTGACAAAGAGAAGGCCAAGAAACGCGAGCTTAACCGCACCAAAGAGGCGCGCAAAAGCCGCCGCTAA
- the aroE gene encoding shikimate dehydrogenase, with translation MTDYYCVFGNPVKHSKSPQIHAEFAYQTQQAIEYTAQEAPIDGFAGAWQAFVEAGGRGANVTVPFKEDAFALCDTLSHRAARAGAVNTLIVGGNGRTYGDTTDGIGLVRDLAYHRVALVGKRILVVGAGGAVRGILEPLLAEQPSEIVVVNRTAAKAEQLARDFADLGSITGGGFDTIAGTFDVVINGTSASLSGDLPPLPDTLFNTSAWAYDMMYGSEPTVFLQWAGPRGAKLLDGLGMLVEQAAESFFLWRNVRPDTAPVRERLRQSLNYT, from the coding sequence ATGACCGATTACTACTGCGTGTTTGGAAATCCTGTCAAACACTCCAAGTCGCCGCAGATTCACGCCGAGTTTGCTTATCAAACGCAGCAAGCGATTGAGTACACTGCCCAAGAGGCGCCGATTGATGGTTTTGCGGGCGCCTGGCAAGCATTTGTTGAGGCGGGTGGGCGCGGTGCCAACGTTACCGTGCCGTTCAAAGAAGATGCTTTTGCACTATGCGATACGCTTAGCCATCGAGCCGCCCGAGCCGGAGCGGTGAATACGCTAATAGTGGGAGGCAATGGCCGCACCTACGGCGACACCACCGATGGCATCGGGCTAGTACGTGATCTGGCCTATCATCGGGTGGCGTTAGTGGGAAAGCGGATTTTGGTCGTGGGGGCAGGCGGTGCAGTGCGCGGCATATTGGAACCACTGCTTGCCGAGCAGCCCAGTGAAATCGTTGTGGTCAACCGCACCGCCGCCAAGGCTGAACAGTTGGCCCGCGATTTTGCTGATCTTGGATCTATCACTGGCGGTGGTTTTGACACGATTGCCGGGACGTTTGATGTGGTGATTAACGGCACCAGCGCTAGCCTTTCAGGCGACTTACCGCCGCTACCTGATACGCTATTTAATACCAGTGCCTGGGCCTACGACATGATGTACGGATCAGAGCCGACGGTGTTTTTACAGTGGGCTGGGCCGCGAGGCGCTAAACTGCTAGACGGCTTAGGCATGCTGGTTGAGCAAGCTGCAGAGTCGTTTTTCCTGTGGCGAAACGTGCGCCCGGATACGGCGCCCGTGCGTGAAAGGCTGCGCCAATCGCTCAACTATACATAG
- a CDS encoding peptidoglycan-binding protein: protein MAIKQHPSRRAFGALWLSAALLVSVDSAAENGQRVVTLSPQVRTLVPPETGAPISMSAASMDAASVDVARAFLRQHRVVDNAENINALAYVIAGEDRRLLSGAGDKLYVRGDVPRHAQVGIYRQSAPYHTLDGAPLGVELISIGIAQYVSDDGDIAQLEVLSSHREVRVNDLVLPLPEPALGAELTPRAPLTSVEGHIIAVPDGVRFIGRLQIVTLDVGRLDGLQPGHVLQVEQQGEQVGDPRSEEMIQLPSTEAGSVLVFKPFDHVSYALVMQASRVLEVGDQVSSSVR from the coding sequence ATGGCGATAAAACAACACCCTTCTCGTCGCGCTTTTGGCGCTCTGTGGCTGAGCGCCGCGTTGCTAGTAAGCGTTGATTCCGCCGCTGAGAACGGCCAGCGTGTCGTGACGCTTTCACCTCAGGTGCGCACGCTGGTCCCGCCGGAAACAGGCGCGCCTATTTCGATGAGCGCCGCTTCGATGGATGCCGCTTCAGTGGACGTCGCGCGTGCCTTTTTACGACAGCATCGCGTGGTCGATAACGCCGAGAATATTAACGCGCTGGCCTATGTGATCGCCGGTGAGGATCGCCGCTTGCTGAGTGGCGCGGGCGATAAGCTCTACGTGAGAGGCGACGTCCCACGCCACGCTCAAGTGGGAATTTACCGCCAGTCAGCGCCTTATCACACGCTGGATGGTGCGCCCTTGGGCGTCGAGCTGATTAGCATCGGCATTGCTCAGTATGTGAGCGATGACGGCGACATTGCGCAGCTTGAAGTGCTTAGCTCCCATCGGGAAGTGCGGGTTAACGACCTTGTTTTACCGCTGCCAGAGCCTGCGCTGGGCGCTGAGCTGACACCTCGCGCGCCGTTAACGTCAGTCGAAGGGCACATCATTGCCGTGCCGGATGGCGTGCGCTTTATTGGGCGCCTGCAAATCGTTACGCTAGATGTGGGCCGCCTTGATGGCCTGCAGCCAGGCCACGTGCTGCAGGTTGAGCAGCAAGGTGAGCAGGTGGGCGACCCGCGAAGCGAGGAGATGATTCAGCTGCCCAGTACCGAGGCGGGCAGCGTTTTGGTGTTTAAGCCCTTTGATCACGTCAGCTATGCGCTGGTGATGCAGGCATCGCGCGTGCTGGAAGTCGGTGATCAGGTCTCTTCATCGGTTCGTTAA